The Pyrus communis chromosome 5, drPyrComm1.1, whole genome shotgun sequence region GGAGATGTTAAAAATTAGGGCATGCTAACCACTAACTAAATAATTGACGTCGAACAAACCACATTGTCACCTTGAGAGTTAAGAAAGGCGGGCATCAGTCATTGAAGCTGTTTATCTCCTAAACATTCCACAACTTTGAAGTGTTCTGCTGTATTCTGCAATGATCGGAGAGCTCTTCACCAGTTCCCATATCTTTGCAGAATTCTTCAACCAGTCACGTTCCGTCACCGTCCTTCCAAATGGAGGAGAATTCATTGATAAAACCTGAATAAAGATGTGAGGAAATATTGTTACAACACTCGGCAATGTGTTACAGAATGGATCCAATTTTACAGGGGCAGACAGAGAGGTAGACCTTATCTCGCAATTTCCATAGCATAGAGGTATAACTTTCATACTGATCTCCTGGGGAGTCATCTTTATTCTTTGTTGGGATTACAAACAAACTTGGCATTAAGGAATCCAGATCATGACTTTGAGTACCAGGAGCCACAGAATCTGGATCACGACTTATGGACGTGTTTCCATTGTCTGCCTTCGTGAGAGAAGAGGTACTGAAATATTGTGCAAGTGCCTTCCTCAATCGCGCAATATTATGTGGACTAAGATCACGATCACGCAGTCTAATTAACAGTAAGAGCACAATCTTGTATCATTATGTTGCCAATCTAATTGAAGAGGAACAACATTTAAAGCTTACTTTGTGTGCACAAAGACGGGCATAGCCATATATTCTCTGCCTTCATGAACTTTCTCTCTATCCTTTTCAGGCCCTGTATTAGAGCTTTGGGAAGGGGCAAGGGTCAGTGATGATGGATCAGGAATGCCATGTTTCAAGAGGTCGACCTACAGTCAGAAGACATAatgtttaaaattattaaaagacCTTTGTAAGCTGTTTCCAGAAGCAAAACCAAGATGGCTCGAAGCCTGGCCTCCTTTTGCACTCAAAACATATATGTTACGCTCTCAAAGAAACCTGTGAAGTTTGCATAAATATACAATGGAAGGAATTTATGAAATTCCTGATCATTTAAAGCaagtaagaaaaacaaaataatgcaTAGCTTTGGGGGAGCATATATCCACTATCAAATCAAGAACAATATCATATTAGGTTCATCACGCAGAGTACACTCGAGCAATACACAACGGAGGATCTGAACAATCAACCTAAACAAGTGCCTGATTAAAATGAAATGATATTTGGAGTATCAGAATGTTTGGTTTGAAAACTACGCATCGAGTGTAGAAACTGAAAAGATGGATCTAACAGAAACAACTTGCATGCAAATGAAGTTATTCAAAGATAGATTTGAAATATGACGATACCTAATGGAGATGAGAGAATTACCGTGGACATTAGACGCCACATTTTATGATCATGAACTCCGTCTGATATAACCAGCAAAAAGTGACAGATGGAGGTCAGAAGAACACCAAGCTATAAGAATTCCTTGCAGCAAAGcacccagaaaagaaaaagaaaagttgattAAACACTGCATACAGGTAACAAAAGCAGTAAACATCTATCATTTGGTTTCATTTGGTCTTTGTAGTTTACCTGAATACCTATAAGCTCATGAGCTAACTCAGCAGATAAAGACTCGGCTGAAGGTAGAACAGGAATGGTTGATGAGCCGTCGGGTCTCATCATCTCAGCTAAAACAGAAGGACTAAAAACAGGCTGCCAGTGAAAACAAGGAGACTTGATCATCCCCCTCAGTAAGTCATTTGTTACACAAATATGACATACTAACATCACGAATCAAGATTGAATATCGATAATCAGATTAGAACAAGGTTAGGACGCAGAAGTAGCAGACCTGAGTATCGAGAAGGATAATGCGTTCAGCAGAAACCCGGGGTTCAATGCCCATGCTGCAATGCCTTGCCATTGCTTTACCCTCTTCCGTCTCTATAGCAAATGGGGGTAACATTCCTGCAATTTCTCCAATTTACTTCATTTATCATATTCAAATAGTTACAGTTTCACTTTCACACAAGAACGTCCAAAAACAAAGGCAAATAAATCCCATAGAAAATACAAGCAAGGAGAGTCAGGAGTGACAACTGACCAGGTGAGGTGGCATCGAAGCCGTAAAGCTCGTTCATAATCGTGGACTTGCCGACCCCCGTTGGACCGATCACCCCCACCACCGTAAACTCAGTGTTCTCAGTCAAAAACTGCGCCAATTTTCCGCCGGAAATTCAATTATTCAAGGAATACCAATAGCAAAAATAACGAACAAAAGATTAAAGAGTGTTTGTGAAATTGGTTGGTTACCGGAAGGAAGCGGTCGATGTGGAAGTCCCAGGAATCAGAGAGGAGGTTGAGGGATCCGATAGAAGAAGGGAGACGGGACCGAAGCGACGTCGTGTACTCGTCGCCGGTGCCGCCACGCCCGAATTTACCCGCCACCGGAGTCCCCGGCACGAGTCCCGGCTTTGCTAGTAGGATTTTCGGAGGATTCGACGGACCGCTCCCGCCGGTCGAGGTGGCGGACCCAGCCATCGATATGATAAAGGAGTTTACACCGTCGTTTGGGTTGCCGGGCCTCATACAAGCTCCCGTTCTTACGtaggaaattaaatttaaattaaatttgcaaatcaaattatGCAtcattaatgaaaaataaatattttaattaatatttaattgataattcaatcatcaaaaACTAAATCTTAATTTacacaatttaatttaaaattttgatctttctAGCATTATTCTTTGTATAAATCACTTGGTTTCtatcttgaaaaagaaaatgtaactTTTGTTTACAATGTTATGGTTAGTTGGCAAGAGGGAGTAAAACCGGTGAGGATTCGCACCAAAacgtgtatatataattatttttcaagttatctgaaaaaaaaaatttattataaactTAATTTGGGGTACTTTTTTCACTTCTTATTATGTGAGAGAGCAAATTGTAGTAATAATCCATCaatattaatccaattaaagtAATAgtccttcaactaaaaattcgtgATCATCAGTCCCTTAACTaatcaaaacgtgcaactatgATATTTTTCGTTAACTCCATGAGAACTTTCGCCATAATGACACATGCCACGCAATTGTAGCAATACACATGACAATCTctgcacattttgatgaatTAAGAGACCAAtgttcatgaatttttagttgaaggaccattgctccaattaggtAAAGTTGAGGGATTATTGCTACAACTTTCTCTCTATGTGAGAAGTGAGATGATTTAGTTCTTGTTTTATCATATATTGAGTCTCATTACTTAACCTATGATTTATGTAAGAGGGGAGGAAACCATTGGGATCCTACACCCTCACTTTAAAAGGATGACAAACCTTAGCCTCCCTAGAAACAAGCCTTCACATACAATGTAACTCTTATTTTACATGGTGGAAATGGATCAATACCAGTGTGGACGTAACCACAACTTGAGGCGAACCATgatatatgtcacatcccggcctgggcccccaccacatcctggacTCGattccaccgtaacacgatattgtccactttgggcccctaccacgccctcacggttttgtttctaggaactcacacgaaaacttcctaatgggtcacctatcctgagattgctctcgcgcgaactcgcttaacttcagagtttcaatggaacccaaagccagtgagctcccaaaaaggcTCGTGCTAGgcagggatgagaatatacatataaagcttacaggatcctcacccctgggAAATGTGgaatcttacaatccaccctctTTAGGGGCCTGatgtcctcatcggcacacttccggccagggattgtcTCTGATAATATATCTTTGTATTCTTATGCGTATGTGTGATTTACGGTTGAATTTAGTTGGTCCAATATCGGCCCGATTTTATGTATTAACAGTTGGTGCCGTATGTGGGAATCGAACCCCCGACCACTTGGTTAAAAGCTTGGACTTCAGATGAAAGACAtggatcaattttttgtttgaattcataAATATGAAAATCTAGAATTTCCACACGAAAAAAGATACTAGAATTTGAGACTTCTAATTtctaagtttaaatttcatgtaaatatgTGTCATTCCAAATTTATATGAGCGagagtttgaaaataaaaaatacaataaagtTTAACCATTAGTTGCGACCACTATCACAtgtcaccaccatcaccattgcCACCACCTGCCATCATGATCACCATTACCACCAGCCACCATCATAATCACCATTACCACCCCCTACCACCGCCACATATCGTTTATGGCGAGCATTGCTGCTGCCACCACCCACCTCCATCATCgttgtcaccaccaccacccgccgccgccaccaccaccaccactttcTAATTactttatatttgtttattaatgACTATAGTCATATTAAGTTTCgtattcaaatttcattgttcttttgggttaacaaaacaagaaaattcacaaattttagatttccttaataattttaaattttctcatCTAACACAACAAATGACGAAACCAAtataacgtttttttttttttacctaaacacaacaaattttagaaataaaatttccGCAATTCGAATTTTATTCCCATATTACGAAGATAatataatgtttcttttatctAAGAGTTCACACAAAAGATGCAGTTCTTCATTCCTAACATTTATAAATTAGATATTTTATTTCTTGCCGAGATTTATTGATTTTCCCAACAaaatcaaaaaatcaaaatcaaatactttgggaaaaaaaatgaaatatcaAACTAAGTGATCTAAGTATCACTTACCCAATATTTCTCGAAACCACTCATGCCAAGTGAGAGAATGAGGACCTGTTTAGGTTTACATTGAATATGACTTTGTATTTTGACATTGTGGTACGACCGTACGAGTGAACATGAGAATTGGTTAAAATTCGATTTTGGCCGGAatcaaacttaaatttttttacttataagtaaaaagCAATACTATTAAATTGTAATACTAAGTGTTTTTTGCATTTATTTGCATGTAAGAAATTAAAATCCATCAAATTTTGCATACTATCTAATATCTTAATGGATAATGTGTGTGTCCTGGTTTTAAATCTCTATCCAACCTTACTCTCCCCTgtataattaaaacaaaaaatgtcctttaaaaatagaaattaaaatcTTTAATTAGAGCATCTAGAATCAGTAATGGAATTACCCAATTTTTAGAATTGGATTAACTAGTGGACGATAGTATATCCAATGATCATTCTTTTctcacatgatttttttttttttttgaacaaacgatattatctaccctAACAAGGAATGGtgagcttagtctcacaatgagcatctcacataatgttttttttttttaaacaaacaatattatttacactaacaGAAAAAGATAAGCTAACAGAAAGGGATAAGCTGTGGTTCAAATTGTCTGGTGACTTATTTCCTCACATGTTGACTTTGGAAAATACTATCACGAGATGAAAATGCTAAAATACCCTAAGATAAAATGAAATGCTGttaatatttctttctttcttttcttaaagcagggaataataatatataattaagattaaaaaaaaaacaaaaaaggaaaaagggcaAGACTTTAGTTGGGGCATGTGGTTTTGCGAGCTTTAGGGGTCTCTCCAGGACTGCTCGCGACTGATTgatttcactttcttcttcttcctcttctttgtttttgtaatCTTGAAAGAGGTTTGAAGAATCAAGATTCAACAGACACCCCTAAACTGCAAGGATCAGCTTACCTTAATTGAATTCAATTCAATTGGTTTCGTCCCGTAATTACAGATTAATACGGattattagttaattaattctCCGATTAATACCAGATTCCAGTGGTGTGCTGTGGTTGGAATTGGGATGGGGACAAGGTCCCAGCAGCAACCAGGCCG contains the following coding sequences:
- the LOC137734999 gene encoding uncharacterized protein codes for the protein MRPGNPNDGVNSFIISMAGSATSTGGSGPSNPPKILLAKPGLVPGTPVAGKFGRGGTGDEYTTSLRSRLPSSIGSLNLLSDSWDFHIDRFLPFLTENTEFTVVGVIGPTGVGKSTIMNELYGFDATSPGMLPPFAIETEEGKAMARHCSMGIEPRVSAERIILLDTQPVFSPSVLAEMMRPDGSSTIPVLPSAESLSAELAHELIGIQLGVLLTSICHFLLVISDGVHDHKMWRLMSTVDLLKHGIPDPSSLTLAPSQSSNTGPEKDREKVHEGREYMAMPVFVHTKLRDRDLSPHNIARLRKALAQYFSTSSLTKADNGNTSISRDPDSVAPGTQSHDLDSLMPSLFVIPTKNKDDSPGDQYESYTSMLWKLRDKVLSMNSPPFGRTVTERDWLKNSAKIWELVKSSPIIAEYSRTLQSCGMFRR